The nucleotide window CACTGTTTTGTGGGAGGGAACCACTCAAGCCACTCACCATTTATCCTCCTGTCCCTCTCTTCTTGGCTCTGTCCCCCACCTCTCTCTGTCCTTTGTTTTGCAGGTGGGGAGatggaggaggcagagctcacaTCCTGGTCTTTTGTGTCATCTCCCTTCTCCTTGGATCTTAGCAAGACCAAGCGACACCTTGTGCCTGGGGCCCCCTTCCTGCTGCAGGTTTCTTCCAGAGGGGAAGGATGAGTAGGGAGGGGGTGGTACTTAGGAGGGCTCAGGGTCTGACAACTCTCTTTTGCCTGCCCTCTTTTACCTGCCTAGGCCTTGGTCCGTGAGATGTCAGGCTCCCCAGCTTCTGGCATTCCTGTCAAAGTTTCTGCCACAGTGTCTTCTCCAGGGTCTGTTCCTGAAGTCCGTGACATTCAACAGAACACAGATGGCAGCGGCCAAGTCAGCATTCCAATCATTATCCCTCAGACCATCTCAGAGCTGCAGCTCTCGGTAGGACTCCTCGGACCCCTGGGAgatggtgggggaaggggaggagggtgagCTGGGGTCCCGAGGATCCATGGCTTGATTTGGGGGGAAAGTGGGGTGCCTGGCTCTGAGCTACTACCCTATTTGTACCTGCCCCTCTCTCCAGGTATCTGCAGGCTCCCCCTATCCAGCCATAGCCAGGCTCACTGTGGCAGCCCCACCTTCAGGAGGCCCCGGGTTTCTGTCTATTGAGCGGCCGGATTCTCGACCTCCTCGTGTTGGGGACACTCTGAACCTGAACTTGCGAGCCGTGGGCAGTGGGGCCACCTTTTCTCATTACTACTACATGGTGTGCATGAGCTGGGGAGTGGAGGAGGACTGGGGTGCAGGGAAGAGCCCTCTGTGTGGGGCTGGGGGGTTCAAGGCTGGGGCTGTCCCATGAAGAGGCAACCACTCTTGTCCCTCCCCTTCCTGCCCCAGATCCTATCCCGAGGGCAGATCGTGTTCATGAATCGAGAGCCCAAGAGGACCGTGACCTCGGTCTCCGTGTTTGTGGACCATCACCTGGCACCCTCCTTCTACTTTGTGGCCTTCTACTACCATGGAGACCGCCCAGTGGCCAACTCCCTGCGAGTGGATGTCCAGGCTGGGGCCTGCGAGGGCAAGGTGACTGGGATCAGGCGAGATGGCACTTGTGCTGAGGGGGTTGAGGACAGGGTGATTGCCAACAGGGCATGGATTTAGCTTGGGGGGCAGTGACGATACTGGGACTGAAggaagctctctctctctctgaccacGCCCACCTTCGGCCCCTGCCAGCTGGAGCTCAGCGTGGACGGTGCCAAGGAATACCGGAACGGGGAGTCCGTGAAGCTCCACTTAGAAACTGACTCCCCAGCCCTGGTGGCGCTGGGAGCCTTGGACACAGCTCTGTATGCTGCAGGCAGCAAGTCCCACAAGCCCCTCAACATGGGCAAGGTTTGTCCAgaccctctccccagccctcccACCCCTCCGTGGCTCATCCCCCTGCTGCCCTGAGCCCTGGGCGCAGCCCCTGGATCCCACTGGGGCTCCCCACAGACTCTTCTCCACTTGGCcctgtggtctccatctcctcgCTCTGTATCCTTTCCTATCCCTCCATGCGCTGCCCTCTCACCTGTGCCAAGTGCTCGGTCCTGCCCCATCAGCCATGCTTGGCTCCTAGCATTCCTGCCTCTTCTTGCAGGTCTTTGAAGTTATGAACAGCTATGATCTCGGCTGTGGTCCTGGGGGTGGGGACAGTGCCCTTCAGGTGTTCCAGGCAGCGGGCCTGGCCTTTTCTGATGGAGAACAATGGACCTTCTCCAGAAAGAGTGAGaacagagaaggaaggggagtGGGTGGCAGGAAgataaggaaggaggaagggccTGAGGGAGCCAGGTAGGAAGAGTCGGGCGGGAAGGGCTGGGCAGGGGAaggcggggaggggaggaggccgAGTGCCTGACGGCTGGACTGCAGCCTTGCTCTCTACCAGGACTGGGCTGTCCCAAGGAGAAGACAACCCGGAGAAAGAGAAACGTAAACTTCCAAAAGGCGATTAATGAGAAATGTGAGTTGTGGGTGCCTAGGCAGCAGCTTGGGTTCTCCACGTGGGATCAAGGTTGGGGGTCTGCCTCTCTGCCCCTCGCCTCCTTGCTGAACCAATGTGTGGTATTTGGGGCCAGAGATCCGAATTCCGGGATTACAAGTGGAAAGGTGGGCAGCTCTCTCCACCAGCCTCTCTTATGTTGCTGGTCTCAAGGGGTCTGGGCGGGGGCTGAGGTGTATGTCCTTTTTGTCCTCTCATGCTCACCCCTACCTGGCCCTGCAGTGGGTCAGTATGCTTCCCCAACAGCCAAGCGCTGCTGCCAGGATGGGGTGACACGTCTGCCCATGAGGCGTTCCTGCGAGCAGCGGGCAGCCCGAGTGCAGCAGCCGGACTGCCGGGAGCCCTTCCTGTCCTGCTGCCAATTTGCTGAGAGTCTGCGCAAGAAGAACAGGACCAGGGGCCAGGTGGGCCTCCAACGAGGTGAGGGGCTGGGTGGGGCTAGGGCACAGGTGGCGCTGCTTGGAAAGGCAGAACGGCCCCCTCCTCACTCCCATCCACCGTGGTCCCCCAGCCCTGGAGATCCTGCAGGAGGAGGACCTGATTGATGAGGATGACATTCCCGTGCGCAGCTTCTTCCCAGAGAACTGGCTCTGGAGAGTGGAAACAGTGGACCGCTTTCAAATGTGAGAGTGTTTGCCGCCCCAGCCTTGTCTCTGGCTGTGTCTGGGGACCAGCCCAGGGTGTGACGGAGCTTCTCTGCCTTTCCCTACACAGATTGACACTGTGGCTCCCCGACTCTCTGACCACGTGGGAGATCCACGGCCTGAGCCTGTCCAAAACCAAAGGTGAGGTGACCCTGTCTGGGCCTCAGGTGACCCCCTTTCCATTTCCCTCTACCCCAGCTCCCTGTTCCCTTTGCTCTTAGTGTAGGAAGAGGGTCCGGTGCAGCTGGCGTGGGCCAGAGGGCAGAGGCAGACTGAGACAGAGCTGGGTCACCCCGCCCCGCCCTCCTGCGGCCCTGAAGCTTTGATGGCCCCTCTGATCTCTGCCCTTCCACCCACACTTCCCTTCCCTCAGGCCTATGTGTGGCCGCCCCAGTCCAGCTGCGGGTGTTCCGCGAGTTCCACCTGCACCTCCGCCTGCCCATGTCTGTCCGCCGCTTTGAGCAGCTGGAGCTGCGGCCTGTCCTCTATAACTACCTGGCTAGAAACCTGACTGTGAGGTCCCGAGGGAGCCTGAGCATACAGGGGTTGGGGGAGCCAGGGTCCAGTGAGGGGTGGGGAGCCTAACCAGGCCGGGACTCTGGCCGTCCTCAttttcctgccctcaggtgaGCGTCCACGTGTCCCCAGTGGAGGGGCTGTGCCTGGCTGGGGGCGGAGGGCTGGCCCAGCAGGTGTTGGTGCCTGCGGGCTCTGCCCGGCCTGTCGCCTTCTCTGTGGTGCCCACAGCAGCCGCCGCTGTGTCCCTGAAGGTGGTGGCTCGAGGGTCCTTCGACTTCCCTGTGGGAGATGCCGTGTCTAAGGTTCTGCAGATTGAGGTGAATGGAGCACCCCTGAATACAAGTCCCCGGCCCCCCAGCTTTGTCCTCCACCCTCAGCACTGTCTCTGCTGGCCAGGCCAGGGGCCCAACACCCAAATCAATGCCTTGGTCTACTCACGTCTTCTACAATTCTGATCCAACTCTGTCCCTGGAGTTGAAACTCAAAGTCCTGGGGGAGTCTGCACTGGCAGGGCAGGCTGTAGTCCTGTGTGACCCCACAACCATGTTTTCCCTGAGACAGAAGGAAGGGGCCATCCATACAGAGGAGCTGGTCTATGAACTCAATCCCCTGGGTGAGTGGCCCTCTACCTCCAGCCATCGGTTTCCTAAGTGGGTACAGGTGGTGGGGGATATGGACAGCAGGACAGGCTGCCAACTTCCCCCATTTCCCCAGACCACCGAGGCCGGACCTTGGAAATTCCTGGCAACTCTGATCCCAATATGATCCCTGATGGGGACTTTAACAGCTACGTGAGGGTTACAGGTGGGAGTGCCCTTTAGACCCTTCCCAGTGGCCACCTTCAGATTCATGTGAGACCTGTGGATCCCTGCTTGGTCCCACTCCCCGTGAGCCTCTGACGCAGAGCCTCAGACGTCCACCCTCTCCCTCCCATGTAGCCTCAGATCCATTGGACACTTTGGGCTCTGAGGGGGCCTTGTCCCCAGGAGGCGTGGCCTCCCTCTTGAGGCTTCCTCAAGGCTGTGGGGAGCAAACCATGATCTACTTGGCTCCGACACTGGCTGCTTCCCGCTACCTGGACAAGACAGAGCAGTGGAGCGCACTGCCCCCCGAGACCAAGGACCACGCTGTGGATCTGATCCAGAAAGGTTCTGGGTGTGGGGGCAAGCAGGAGGGGGGCCAGGAAAGGACAGTTACTGGAAGATGGACAGCCCAGGAGGCTACAGGGGGAAAGAAAAGGGGCCCCTGATGGGGATGGGGAGCATGGCCTTGGGTTCAAACAGCAGAAGGGTGAGTGTCACCTGAGCGGCCACCTCTCCTCTCCAAGGCTACATGCGGATCCAGCAGTTTCGGAAGGCGGATGGTTCCTATGCGGCTTGGTTGTCACGGGGCAGCAGCACCTGGTGAGGTTGGGAGAGGGGTTCCAGGGCTATGAGGGGTCAGGTCCTGGGCAGGGGCGGGACAGAGCTGGTACAATGGGAGGGTGAATGACCAGGCACCTGGGGCGTGGGCGTAGCCATAAGCAAGTCCTTACCCCcaaccctccttcctcccctccaggCTCACAGCCTTTGTGCTGAAGGTCCTGAGTTTGGCCCAGGAGCAGGTAGGAGGCTCTCCTGAGAAACTGCAGGAGACGTCTAAGTGGCTTCTGTCCCAGCAGCAGGCTGATGGCTCGTTCCAAGACCCCTGTCCAGTGATACACAGGAACATGCAGGTGCGGGCATGCTGGGGTGGCCTGAGGGGCACCTGTAGGAGGAGTCTCTTTGCTTCTTCCCCCTCCTGTTTGACATCTTCTTTTCTCCCCTCACTAGGGGGGTTTGGTGGGCAGTGATGAGACTGTGGCACTCACAGCCTTTGTGACCATCGCCCTTCATCATGGGCTGGCCGTCTTCCAGGACGAGGGTGCAGAGGAATTGAAGCAGAGAGTGGTAAGGACAGTGGTGTTTCTGCTGTCCGCTGGCCCCCAGCTCTCCCCCTTTTTCTGCAGGAACCCAGGGGTCCAGGCCCCAGACCTTCATCCTGttttcttccaggaagcctccaTCTCAAAGGCAAACTCATTTTTGGGGGAGAAAGCGAGTGCCGGGCTCCTGGGTGCCCACGCAGCTGCCATCACGGCCTATGCCCTGACACTGACCAAGGCTTCCGGGGACCTGCGGGGTGTTGCCCACAACAACCTCATGGCAATGGCCCAGGAGACTGGAGGTGAGGGACGAGGGGCTCCTGGCAGTGAATCTGAGGCCCAGGGGACCTTAGGATCCCTGAGTGTGCCCAGAGGGAGAGGCTGGATGAAGACTCAGAGGACGAATGAAGGTGTAAGCAGGGGTGTGTTGGGGGAGAAACAGGAGAACCCAGCAGGGAGTGACTAAGGGCCAAGGGACCAGGCTCTTCTCCCTACCCTCCTGTTTACTTGTGGTTTCCCTTCACTTCCAGATAACCTGTACTGGGGCTCAGTCACTAGTTCTCAGAGCAATGCCGTGTCGCCCACGCCAGCCCCTCGCAACCCAGCCGACCCCatgccccaggccccagccctgtGGATTGAAACCACAGCCTACGCCCTGCTGCACCTCCTGCTTCACGAGGGCAAAGCGGAGATGGCAGACCAGACTGCAGCCTGGCTCACCCGTCAGGGCAGCTTCCAAGGGGGATTCCGCAGTACCCAAGTAGGGGCCGCCCCCGGGCTCTGGGGGTGGGTAGTCCTGAGAACAAGCGCTTGAGTCCTGACCCAACCTCCCTAGGACACGGTGATTGCCCTGGATGCCCTGTCTGCCTACTGGATTGCCTCCCACACCACCGAGGAGAGGGGACTCAATGTGACTCTCAGCTCCACAGGCCGCAGTGGGTTCACGTCCCACGCGCTACAGCTGAACAACCGCCAGATTCGCGGCCTGGAGGAGGAGCTGCAGGTGAACCACTCCCCGGTGAACCTCTCCCTCGCGGGGTAGCCAGGACACCTGGGCCTCGTGGCCAGGTCAGAAGCCGTCCCCACCCTCCCATCCGGGGATTCCCCGCAGCACTTCTTCCTGGGGTCCCTGGGGGAAGACTGACTTCCTGCCTGTGTGACCTGGagctctgagcttcagttttctcacttggAGAGTAACATATGCAGAGTTTACCCTACAGGGTTGTTAGAAGGCTGAAGTGAGATAATTCACGTGCTGGTGTAGACTTTGTGGAAAtgtgaggtggggagaggaggtggggcTGTTTTGAGGAAGGAGACAAGTTATTGGAGCCGCAAAAATAGGTTTGCTTATGCCCTTCTAACATCGCCTTCCCTTTCCTGTTGCTGAAAGTTTTCCTTGGGCAGCAAGATCAATGTGAAGGTGGGAGGAAACAGCAAAGGAACCCTGAAGGTGAGGGCCCGGGAAGGGGCAGGGCCGGGCACTGGCGGAGGAGACGGGTGTGAAGTGAGAGGCCTGTGGGCAGAGGCGCATGGTCCGGGGAAGGAGGCAGACACCTCAGGGTTGGCGTCCCGTGCTTCCGTCCTGGGTGTTTTTCCCCCTGCTTGCTCTCCCCATCTCTgggtacctgttgtttcctttaCCTGCCTCAGTGCTGATGGCCCCGGATCCCACTCCTCAGCCCAGGCCTCTTCCCTCGACCACGGGCCCCACTCATCCCACTCCCGCAGCACCTCAGACGAGGCGTGTCCCAAAGCCCTTCTTCACTGTGTGTCTCTTGTCTGGCTGATGGGAACCCCTGCCAGCCAGGAGCCCGGCCACTACTCCAGAGGCCGTGTTAGTGGCCCCTCTCCCAAGCCTGTCCTTATGTTCCTAGTGACTCCTCCTCTGCTCCCCTGCTGCCTGTGGCCCTTGCTGCTTGCATCCGAGATTCTGTGCTAAGACGACCTTCTCCCTACCTGGAACTTCTCTTTAACTCCCCTGTCTGATCCACTGTCCACACGGCAGTGACACTGACCTTCCACAAGCCCCAGCCAGATCAGCCTTGGGGAAAAGTCACACCCCCTGCCCATGGCTCACATGGCTGGGCCTCTGCCCACCTCTCGGGCCAGACAGATCCTGCCTACACAGATCCCCGTGCCTTTCCCGTCCTTCCCTGCTTCTTGGCCCACAGGACaaactctttctcctccttcaagCCTTGGCCAGAAGCCTTTCCTGAGCTTTTCGGTCCAGCCTCTTCCCAGCACAGTCTGGAGTGTTGgcctctgggggcagggcctgCTTCTTTACCTTTCTGTCTCACCAGGCGCCTGTGGCAAATCTGGTGCCACTCGTGTGTGTGGCCTGTGCAGTGATGGGGATGAAAACGGGCTGAAGGCCTCAAATCCCGTAGCCCGGGGAGACGCCCTTAGGTATGGCACCAGAGAGGTCTGTGGCCTCAAATGTCCTGCGTCCTCTCCCTGCCCCTTGCTGAGCCAGGTCCTTCGTATCTACAATGTCCTGGACATGAAGAACACGACCTGCCAGGACCTGCAGATAGAAGTGACAGTCAAAGGCCACGTCGAGTACACGAGTGAGTGTGGGGGTTGGGAGGCCTCGGGGCCTGGCAGGGGCTGGTGCAGGGAGCCAGGTGGCCATCCCAGCCCTCCTCACAATGCTTCCCTGTGCAGTGGAAGCAAACGAGGACTATGAGGACTATGAGTACGATGAGTTTCCAGCCAGGGACGACCCAGGTGTCCCTCTGCAGCCCGTGACACCCCTGCAGCTGTTTGAGGGTCGGAGGAACCGCCGCAGGAGGGAGGCGCCCAAGGTGGTGGAGGAGCAGGAGTCCAGGGTGCACTACACCGTGTGCATCTGGTGGGCGCCGGGAGCTGTCCtgggccaggggagggagggcaggacccaggctggggctgggcttcTGGAGCCCGCGCAGGCAGAACCTGGACGACAGGTCACATCTCTCCACAGGCGGAACGGCAAGGTGGGGCTGTCTGGCATGGCCATCGCGGACATCACCCTCCTGAGTGGATTCCACGCCCTGCGTGCTGACCTAGAGAAGGTGTGGTCAGACCCCAGGGCAACCCCCTCTGCCCCGGTGCTGAGCCCTGTCATGTGCAGGGCCTGTGACCTGTGACCACCTCCCCTTTTCCACAGCTGACCTCCCTCTCTGACCGTTACGTGAGTCACTTTGAGACCGAGGGGCCCCACGTCCTGCTGTATTTTGACTCGGTGAGTGGGGAGAGGTGACGCAGGAAGGGACTCGATGGCACTGGGTGTACTGAGTGTGCGTTAGGAGGTTTCTCAGGAGACAGCTGTGTCAGCCGCCGGTGCTCTTGGGGACTTGATGTCATCAGCGAGAAGGATGAGGATGTGAGCCTGTGAGACACAGCAGAGTAAGGGGCAGACCTGCAGGTGGCAGGGGCCGGTGCCAGTCAGCGGGGACCCTCGGGGCTTGAGAGGGATGCTTCGTAAAGCCGGTTTTATTCAGCTTGAGGGGctgcctttgtttttttgttgaacttcctttttttttttttttttaatattaaagcgttttttcttttataaagtgaTGGTGGCCATAGATGACAGCTGTATTTGTCTTTTCACGGCCTTATTTGACTAAAATAGTTATCAACCCTCTTATGgccttcaaaacatttttatttagttagttattaaagacagggtctcgctctgtcgcccaggctggacttgaactcctggccacaagcaatTCTCTGGCGTAGGCCTTTCAAAGTACCGGGTTTACAGGCCAGAGCCACCAAACATTTTGAGCCCGAccttcaaaatgttttttgaacATTTACTGTAACCTCTGGGAGAAAATGTGAGAAAGGTGTGGTGGCTTTCATTAGCCAGCTGTTTGTCGGTCAGGGAGACCCCTACCCAGTGTGTGCAGAGGGGCCCGCCCCCATCAGCTGGGGAAGCCTGGCTGACACATCTGGGCTGAACACAATGGAAAACACAGCCAGCAAGATTCCCGGAGAGGGAGCTGACGGCGCGGCAGCCCAGCTCAGGAGAGACACTGGCATGGCACCGTGTGGACTGGGCGCGCGTGGGCGTGAGGAGGGGTCGGGCCTGGGACCTGAGTCGGGGGGGTCAGGCAGGATGACAGAACCTGCAGTTAGGTTATGGCCAATAAAGGAGGACCCAGTTGTATCCATGACAAAGTTGAGGCTGTCAGGAGGGTGAGTGGGTTTGGGGGCAGGCAGAGTGCCTTGGAGAACTCACAGGTCCTGCCAAAACCCTAATGCAGAGATGGAGCTGCAAGTGCAGTTTGAGAATCATCAGCCTGGAGCGGTTTAGTGGAAGGCAGGGAGTGGTTGAGGCCCCCACAGGGGAGCACTGAGGAAGCAAGTTCCGAAGGAGGGAACGTAAGAAATGACCAGCTCAGAACCAAGGGTGTTCCAGAAGCTAAGCCTTAGCTTAGGGACAGTGTCACAGAGAACATGTCCATGATGCAAGACTCTGCTGAGGGCCTGGGACAGTGAAGACTGGCGCAAGGTCACCCTCTGGGAAGTGAAGTCACCAGAGACCTTGCGGAGCAGCTTGGAGAGTTCTCTGAGTAGGAGGGTGACAGAATGTGAAGGACACTGGAGAGAAGGCCAACAGGAACCAAACAAAACCAGGCCAAGGAAATCCAGTATAGGGGGCTGCAGGGCCCAGGGAGTGGGTCCCTCATCTCTCCTCCCCACGCTGGGCCAGGTCCCCACCTCCCGGGAGTGCGTGGGCTTTGAGGCTGTGCAGGAAGTTCCCGTGGGGCTGGTGCAGCCGGCCAGCGCAGCCCTGTACGACTACTACAACCCGGGTGAGTACTGCGGGGCACCCTGGAGTTCGGGAGAGTTGTGGCATAGGTGCCCTCTTGTGGGACAGTGGACACTGGGGTAGTGTGGGGGGCAGAAAGTGCTGGGGCTCCCTGGGACTGAGGAGGCAGAACAGAGGGACCCGTGCCCTGACTCCTCTGTGTTCTCCAGAGCGCAGATGTTCTGTGTTTTACGGGGCACCAAGTAAGAGCAGACTCCTGGCCACCTTGTGTTCTGCTGAAGTCTGCCAGTGTGCTGAGGGTGAGACTGAGGGCCTGGGGCGGGGCAGTGGAGGCGAGATGGCCGGGGACCCCCCACACTGTCTGATGGGGCCCCCGACTTCAGGGAAGTGCCCTCGCCAGCGTCGCGCCCTGGAGCGGGGTCTGCAGGACGAGGATGGCTACAGGATGAAGTTTGCCTGCTACTACCCCCGTGTGGAGTACGGTCAGTCTTCCCACCGAGGCCCTGGCCTGACCCTCCCTCGGGGACTGGCTGTTTTGGTCTCTCTGGGTGTAGCCTGCCCCTCTTACAGGTCATGCATGCAGCCTCTTTGCTCTGACACCAACTTCCTGCCCTCTCAGCCTGAAAGTAACTcacctttctcccttctcctaaCCCCCTCTTAGGCTTCCAGGTGAAGGTTCTCCGAGAAGACAGCAGAGCGGCTTTCCGCCTCTTTGAGACCAAGATCACCCAAGTCCTGCACTTCAGTATGAAGCGAATCGAGAGGcgggcagggctgtggggagacagggaggctgaggtctgGCTGAGGACCTGACCATCTGGAAGTGTGAAAATCCCCTCAGCGTGTCAGAAGCCCTGGGCTCGGCCATGAATAGGGAGGCAGTGGCACCTCTCCGTGGGGGTGGCGAAGGTGGAATGAGAGGAGCTACACAGAGCTGCTGGCCTGGGCTCGCCCTGCACCTTCTCTTCCCCTCTGACCACTTTTGTCCACGTCATCCCCGCAGCCAAGGATGTCAAGGCCACTGTTAATCAGACGCGCAACTTCCTGGTTCGAGTGTCTTGCCGCCTTCGCTTGGAACCTGGGAGAGAATATTTGATCATGGGTCTGGATGGGGCCACCTATGACCTCGAGGGACAGTGAGTCATCTGATCCCCTCAGTCTCTTGTGCTCCCCATGCCTCGCCACCTAGGCCTTGCCCTTCAGAAGCCAGATGCCTGTGCTCTCTGTTCCCAACTGCCATCCTCCCGAGCCCTGCTGACTGCCCCTTTGCCCCCTGCAGCCCCCAGTACCTGCTGGACTCGAATAGCTGGATCGAGGAGATGCCTTCTGAACGCCTGTGCCGGAGCACCCGCCAGCGGGCAGCCTGCACACAGCTCCACGACTTCCTCCAGGAGTATGGCACTCAGGGGTGCCAGGTGTGAGGGCTGCCCTCCCGCCTCCCCTGGGAGGAACCTGAGCCTGGGAACCATGAAACTGGAAGCACTGCTGTCTCCGCTTTCCTGAACACAGCCTGGGACCAGGGCATATTAAAGGTTTTTGGCAGCAAAGTGTCAGTGTGTCGCTAGGGCCAAGAGCAGTGCCCCTCCGCATTGCAGTTCTGGGGCAGGCCAGGTTGACATAACCTCAGACCCTCTGAGCCCTGATGACCCTTGGGCTGTCTAGCTCTGTCAGACCCTCCCTAATGACCACCCGCTAGGAGTCTAGTGCTTCACAGGACCACCCCAAGCAGAACTGGGACCCAAGAGCCTGCCCCCCAAGGACCAGAGTCCATGCCAAGGCCACCCTTCAGCTTCCAAGGCCCTCCACTGCCTGGCTGTCGCCAGTCACCACGGCCTCAGACAGGGCTTGTGCTCAGCTGACACCTCTGACACAGCTCTTCTGCCTCATGAGCTGTTGTCCAGCCACACCTCCCCGACTCTGTCCTCATGGTGCTGGTGGTTCAGAGGTCTGTGGATTTTTGCTGAGTTCTGGGCTGTTGAAAGCCTCGTGACGCTTCGTTCTATTATCAGTGGCGTGAGGTGACGTTCCCGGAGTTGTGCAATCCTCAGGTCCGGTAGTGTCTTCTTCCAGTTACTGGTTTCAAACAAGCCAAAAGTCTGACTGTGCTGTTTGTGAATCCTCTGAGGAAGCGGCTGTTCTCCTGGGGTCTCCCTTCCCATGCTGCCTGCCTAGCTTTCCCCCATTTAGTGGCACACCTGGGGTCTTCAGAGATGGCTCCGAAATGTGTCCAAAGAAGATTGCTGAGTCAGTTTCCGTAGAGGTCACAACAGTTCAGCAGCCTGCCATCCAGTCATTCAACAGAAATTTGGGAAACTTTCACTTCACGCCCTGTGCCAGGTGCCACAGAGACAGCTACTTACTCACTGCAGGGCTCGTTGCTGGGGAGACAGATAAGAGGACGGGCAGTCCCCAACCTCTGTGAAAGATGTGATGTCAGGGAGCAGTGCGGGCCTGTGCGGCATCTAACCAAGTCAGGGGCATTGCCGGGCAGggacagggaaggcttcctggagcagGTGGCCTCCAAATGGGGCTCTGAAGACTGAGAAGGAGCCAGGCAAAAGAGCAGGGGTAGGTGAGGGCATGTGGCGCAGAAGGAGAATGTACAAAGGCCCGGAGGCCGGGGGCAGAACAGGGTACCTTTGGGGACATTGCATGTAATTGACCACATTTGGAGTTTGGATTTGAAAGTGGTGGAAGAGATGGAGATGGTGAGACAAGTAGTAAGCACGCCAGCCTTCCAGGTGAGCTCCTTTCCGATGAGCGCTCTCTTATCCCATGGAACGTTGAGAAGTTTGGACCTTTCCCACTGTGGCAGAGGTTTCCTGAGGCTCTCGCATACGTGGCCCTATGGTTGCCCATTGAATCTTTCTGCCAATAGCTGGTCAGCATGGTGGTGGCATAAGCGCATTTTCCAGAGCCAGGGATTCAGTTGCAGCACGACATGGCCCTGTCTGGGAGGCCAACATG belongs to Macaca thibetana thibetana isolate TM-01 chromosome 4, ASM2454274v1, whole genome shotgun sequence and includes:
- the C4B gene encoding complement C4-B: MRLLWGLIWASSFFTLSLQKPRLLLFSPSVVHLGVPLSVGVQLQDVPRGQVVKGSVFLRNPSHNNVPCSPKVDFTLSSDRNFALLSLQVPLKDVKSCGLHQLLRGPEVQLVAQSPWLKDSLSRKTNIQGVNLLFSSRRGHLFLQTDQPIYNPGQRVRYRVFALDQKMRPSTDTITVTVENSHGLRVRKKDVYLPSSIFQDGFVIPDISEPGTWKISARFSDGLESNSSTQFEVKKYVLPNFEVKITPGKPYILTVPGHLDEIQLDIQARYIYGKPVQGVAYVRFGLLDEDGKKTFLRGLESQTKLVNGQSHISLSKAEFQDALGKLNMGMTDLLGLRLYVAAAIIESPGGEMEEAELTSWSFVSSPFSLDLSKTKRHLVPGAPFLLQALVREMSGSPASGIPVKVSATVSSPGSVPEVRDIQQNTDGSGQVSIPIIIPQTISELQLSVSAGSPYPAIARLTVAAPPSGGPGFLSIERPDSRPPRVGDTLNLNLRAVGSGATFSHYYYMILSRGQIVFMNREPKRTVTSVSVFVDHHLAPSFYFVAFYYHGDRPVANSLRVDVQAGACEGKLELSVDGAKEYRNGESVKLHLETDSPALVALGALDTALYAAGSKSHKPLNMGKVFEVMNSYDLGCGPGGGDSALQVFQAAGLAFSDGEQWTFSRKRLGCPKEKTTRRKRNVNFQKAINEKLGQYASPTAKRCCQDGVTRLPMRRSCEQRAARVQQPDCREPFLSCCQFAESLRKKNRTRGQVGLQRALEILQEEDLIDEDDIPVRSFFPENWLWRVETVDRFQILTLWLPDSLTTWEIHGLSLSKTKGLCVAAPVQLRVFREFHLHLRLPMSVRRFEQLELRPVLYNYLARNLTVSVHVSPVEGLCLAGGGGLAQQVLVPAGSARPVAFSVVPTAAAAVSLKVVARGSFDFPVGDAVSKVLQIEKEGAIHTEELVYELNPLDHRGRTLEIPGNSDPNMIPDGDFNSYVRVTASDPLDTLGSEGALSPGGVASLLRLPQGCGEQTMIYLAPTLAASRYLDKTEQWSALPPETKDHAVDLIQKGYMRIQQFRKADGSYAAWLSRGSSTWLTAFVLKVLSLAQEQVGGSPEKLQETSKWLLSQQQADGSFQDPCPVIHRNMQGGLVGSDETVALTAFVTIALHHGLAVFQDEGAEELKQRVEASISKANSFLGEKASAGLLGAHAAAITAYALTLTKASGDLRGVAHNNLMAMAQETGDNLYWGSVTSSQSNAVSPTPAPRNPADPMPQAPALWIETTAYALLHLLLHEGKAEMADQTAAWLTRQGSFQGGFRSTQDTVIALDALSAYWIASHTTEERGLNVTLSSTGRSGFTSHALQLNNRQIRGLEEELQFSLGSKINVKVGGNSKGTLKVLRIYNVLDMKNTTCQDLQIEVTVKGHVEYTMEANEDYEDYEYDEFPARDDPGVPLQPVTPLQLFEGRRNRRRREAPKVVEEQESRVHYTVCIWRNGKVGLSGMAIADITLLSGFHALRADLEKLTSLSDRYVSHFETEGPHVLLYFDSVPTSRECVGFEAVQEVPVGLVQPASAALYDYYNPERRCSVFYGAPSKSRLLATLCSAEVCQCAEGKCPRQRRALERGLQDEDGYRMKFACYYPRVEYGFQVKVLREDSRAAFRLFETKITQVLHFTKDVKATVNQTRNFLVRVSCRLRLEPGREYLIMGLDGATYDLEGHPQYLLDSNSWIEEMPSERLCRSTRQRAACTQLHDFLQEYGTQGCQV